A window from Nocardioides mesophilus encodes these proteins:
- a CDS encoding AtpZ/AtpI family protein, which yields MSPRLPSSPSGGDASQDTPQGDPWHAFGYLVSGVLMYGVLGWLADRWLGTSFVVVVGILFGAGLGIYMTFARFNRPWALADQARPGRGSSGRQERHQHQAGQHQQDPHVNEHHEI from the coding sequence ATGTCACCGCGACTGCCCTCCTCACCCTCCGGCGGCGACGCTTCCCAGGACACGCCGCAGGGCGACCCCTGGCACGCGTTCGGCTATCTCGTCTCGGGGGTGCTGATGTATGGCGTCCTCGGATGGCTAGCGGACCGGTGGCTGGGCACCTCCTTCGTGGTGGTCGTCGGGATCCTGTTCGGTGCCGGCCTGGGGATCTACATGACGTTCGCGCGCTTCAACCGGCCGTGGGCTCTCGCAGACCAGGCTCGTCCGGGGCGAGGATCGTCCGGCCGGCAGGAGCGTCACCAGCACCAGGCAGGCCAGCACCAGCAGGACCCCCACGTGAACGAGCACCACGAGATCTGA
- the atpB gene encoding F0F1 ATP synthase subunit A, with product MSFVGTTSVRAEGFTPPGPGDFNLPPIGPDNTFEFLGQSMYAGVTKPMLQLVLAAVLMFVVFRAASAKRAMVPNRLQFAGEAMYGFVRNSMARDIIGSRDFMRFVPYLFALFFFILLNNLFATIPFIQFPTFSRAGMVYGLAALSWVIYNVAGINKHGFVGYLKLQTVPAGIKGPMLLLLVPLEFMSNIVVRPVTLALRLFANMLAGHLLLILFALGGEYLLFEAAGAVRPVGLLAWLLFIAIAFLELLVQFLQAYVFVLLNAMYISGALADEH from the coding sequence GTGAGTTTTGTCGGGACGACGTCGGTTCGCGCCGAGGGGTTCACGCCCCCGGGGCCCGGCGACTTCAACCTGCCCCCGATCGGCCCGGACAACACCTTCGAGTTCCTCGGGCAGTCGATGTACGCCGGCGTCACCAAGCCGATGCTGCAGCTCGTCCTGGCCGCCGTGCTGATGTTCGTGGTCTTCCGCGCCGCCTCGGCCAAGCGGGCGATGGTGCCGAACCGGCTGCAGTTCGCCGGCGAGGCGATGTACGGCTTCGTCCGCAACTCGATGGCCCGCGACATCATCGGCAGCCGCGACTTCATGCGGTTCGTGCCCTACCTGTTCGCCCTCTTCTTCTTCATCCTGCTCAACAACCTCTTCGCCACGATCCCGTTCATCCAGTTCCCGACGTTCTCGCGGGCCGGCATGGTCTACGGGCTGGCGGCGCTGAGCTGGGTGATCTACAACGTCGCCGGCATCAACAAGCACGGTTTCGTCGGCTACCTCAAGCTGCAGACCGTGCCGGCCGGGATCAAGGGCCCGATGCTGCTCCTGCTGGTGCCTCTCGAGTTCATGTCGAACATCGTGGTGCGGCCGGTCACGCTGGCCCTGCGTCTGTTCGCCAACATGCTCGCCGGCCACCTGCTGCTGATCCTGTTCGCCCTCGGCGGCGAGTACCTCCTCTTCGAAGCGGCCGGTGCGGTCAGGCCCGTCGGGCTGCTCGCCTGGCTGCTCTTCATCGCGATCGCGTTCCTGGAGCTGCTGGTGCAGTTCCTGCAGGCCTACGTGTTCGTCCTGCTCAACGCCATGTACATCTCCGGTGCTCTCGCTGACGAGCACTGA
- the atpE gene encoding ATP synthase F0 subunit C yields MTGDLNGNLNMIGYGLAAIGPGVGIGLIFAAYINGVARQPEAQSRLQSIAILGFALAEALAIIGIALAFVL; encoded by the coding sequence ATGACTGGTGATCTCAACGGCAACCTGAACATGATCGGCTACGGCCTCGCCGCGATCGGTCCGGGTGTCGGTATCGGACTGATCTTCGCCGCCTACATCAACGGCGTCGCTCGTCAGCCGGAGGCCCAGAGCCGCCTGCAGTCGATCGCCATCCTGGGCTTCGCGCTCGCCGAGGCGCTCGCGATCATCGGTATCGCCCTCGCGTTCGTCCTCTGA
- a CDS encoding F0F1 ATP synthase subunit B codes for MDVITLAAEEKLNPLIPHPIEIVLSLVVFGLLYLAVKKWVVPNFEKTFADRTAAIEGGLSAAETKQAEADARLAELEKQLGDARHEAARIREDAREQGATIIAEMREQAQAEAARIVEHAHSQIEAERQQAVTSLRTEVGSLATSLAGRIVGESLDDEARQSRVVERFLAELEAEQASQSPNGAL; via the coding sequence ATGGACGTGATCACCCTTGCGGCGGAGGAGAAGCTCAACCCGCTGATCCCGCACCCGATCGAGATCGTGCTGTCCCTGGTCGTCTTCGGTCTGCTCTACCTCGCGGTCAAGAAGTGGGTCGTACCCAACTTCGAGAAGACCTTCGCCGACCGGACCGCCGCCATCGAGGGCGGTCTCAGCGCGGCCGAGACGAAGCAGGCCGAGGCCGACGCCCGGCTCGCCGAGCTCGAGAAGCAGCTCGGCGACGCCCGGCACGAAGCCGCGCGCATCCGTGAGGATGCGCGGGAGCAGGGCGCGACGATCATCGCCGAGATGCGGGAGCAGGCCCAGGCCGAGGCAGCCCGCATCGTCGAGCACGCGCACAGCCAGATCGAGGCGGAGCGTCAGCAGGCCGTGACCTCGCTGCGCACCGAGGTGGGTTCGCTCGCCACCTCGCTGGCCGGACGCATCGTCGGTGAGTCGCTCGACGACGAGGCTCGCCAGAGCCGGGTCGTGGAGCGCTTCCTCGCCGAGCTCGAGGCGGAGCAGGCGTCCCAGAGCCCGAACGGGGCCCTGTGA
- a CDS encoding F0F1 ATP synthase subunit delta — protein sequence MRGASAESVATLTEALEATVDAGADATRLADDLLGVAAILRREAGLRRIATDVSIAPAAKSDLVRQVFGSQLAPASLDLVAQAAGRRWAGSRDLGDALEKLGVIAVVRGADDAGQADALEDELFGFSRLVSQNPELRDALSDPARSAEDKRTLLHGLLEGRVTAATMRLAEQSVAGFHRTVAVALEEYQKVAAQHRNRLVATVRVARELPAADEQRLQGALARQYGKPVHLNVVVDPRVVGGMSVEIGDDVIDGTVSSRLDEARRRLAG from the coding sequence ATGCGTGGCGCTTCCGCGGAGTCCGTGGCGACGCTGACCGAGGCCCTCGAGGCCACGGTCGACGCCGGCGCGGACGCCACCCGGCTCGCCGACGACCTCCTCGGGGTCGCCGCGATCCTGCGTCGGGAGGCCGGCCTGCGCCGGATCGCCACCGACGTCTCGATCGCTCCCGCAGCCAAGTCGGACCTGGTCCGACAGGTCTTCGGCTCGCAGCTCGCCCCGGCGTCGCTCGACCTCGTGGCGCAAGCCGCGGGTCGGCGCTGGGCAGGCAGCCGGGACCTCGGCGACGCCCTCGAGAAGCTCGGGGTGATCGCCGTGGTGCGCGGGGCCGACGACGCCGGCCAGGCCGACGCGCTCGAGGACGAGCTCTTCGGGTTCTCCCGGCTGGTCTCGCAGAACCCCGAGCTGCGCGACGCTCTCTCCGACCCGGCCCGTTCGGCGGAGGACAAGCGGACGCTGCTGCACGGCCTGCTCGAGGGCCGCGTCACCGCCGCGACCATGCGGCTGGCGGAGCAGTCGGTCGCCGGCTTCCACCGCACGGTGGCGGTCGCCCTCGAGGAGTACCAGAAGGTCGCCGCCCAGCACCGCAACCGGCTCGTCGCCACCGTCCGGGTGGCACGCGAGCTTCCCGCCGCGGACGAGCAGCGTCTCCAGGGTGCGTTGGCACGCCAGTACGGCAAGCCCGTGCACCTCAACGTCGTGGTCGACCCCCGGGTCGTCGGCGGCATGAGTGTCGAGATCGGTGACGACGTCATCGACGGGACCGTGTCCAGCCGCCTCGACGAGGCCCGCCGCCGGCTCGCCGGCTGA
- the atpA gene encoding F0F1 ATP synthase subunit alpha, which yields MTELSIRPDEIRDALQRFVSDYKPETASREEVGTVAEAGDGIARVTGLPSVMANELLEFEDGTLGIALNLDTREIGVVVLGDFEKIEEGQAVRRTGEILSVPVGEGYLGRVVDPLGTPIDGLGEIQTDGRRALELQAPGVMSRKSVHEPLATGIKAIDAMTPIGRGQRQLIIGDRATGKSTIAIDTIINQKQNWESGDPTKQVRCIYVAIGQKGSTIASVRGALEEAGALEYTTIVASPASDSAGFKYLAPYTGSAIGQHWMYDGKHVLIVFDDLTKQAEAYRAVSLLLRRPPGREAYPGDVFYLHSRLLERCAKLSDELGAGSMTGLPMVETKANDVSAYIPTNVISITDGQIFLQSDLFAANQRPAIDVGVSVSRVGGAAMTKAVKKVTGSLKVDLAQFRAMEAFAMFASDLDAASRQQLDRGARLMALLKQPQYSPYPVNEMTASLWTGTTGRLDRVPVEDVLRFESEFLDYLKREHSGIMSTIAETNDFTDDTAEALEKAYDSFLDQFETSEGQSIKPGREEVEALPADEVEQEQIVKQKRG from the coding sequence ATGACGGAGCTTTCGATCCGTCCGGACGAGATCCGGGACGCGCTGCAGCGCTTCGTGTCCGACTACAAGCCGGAGACCGCCAGCCGCGAAGAGGTCGGCACCGTGGCAGAGGCCGGTGACGGCATCGCCCGTGTCACCGGGCTGCCGTCCGTCATGGCCAACGAGCTGCTCGAGTTCGAGGACGGGACTCTCGGCATCGCCCTGAACCTCGACACCCGCGAGATCGGCGTCGTCGTGCTGGGTGACTTCGAGAAGATCGAGGAGGGTCAGGCGGTGCGTCGCACCGGGGAGATCCTCTCGGTGCCGGTCGGCGAGGGCTACCTCGGCCGCGTGGTCGACCCGCTCGGCACCCCGATCGACGGTCTCGGCGAGATCCAGACCGACGGTCGTCGTGCCCTGGAGCTGCAGGCGCCCGGTGTGATGTCGCGCAAGTCCGTGCACGAGCCGCTCGCCACCGGCATCAAGGCGATCGACGCGATGACCCCGATCGGTCGCGGTCAGCGTCAGCTGATCATCGGCGACCGCGCGACGGGCAAGAGCACGATCGCGATCGACACGATCATCAACCAGAAGCAGAACTGGGAGTCCGGCGACCCCACGAAGCAGGTGCGCTGCATCTACGTCGCCATCGGCCAGAAGGGCTCGACCATCGCCTCCGTGCGGGGCGCGCTCGAAGAGGCCGGCGCGCTGGAGTACACCACCATCGTGGCCTCGCCCGCCTCGGACTCCGCCGGCTTCAAGTACCTCGCCCCCTACACCGGCTCGGCCATCGGTCAGCACTGGATGTACGACGGCAAGCACGTCCTGATCGTCTTCGACGACCTGACCAAGCAGGCCGAGGCCTACCGCGCCGTGTCGCTGCTGCTGCGCCGGCCGCCGGGCCGCGAGGCCTACCCCGGTGACGTGTTCTACCTGCACAGCCGGCTGCTGGAGCGTTGCGCCAAGCTCTCCGACGAGCTCGGCGCCGGCTCGATGACCGGCCTGCCGATGGTCGAGACGAAGGCAAACGACGTGTCGGCGTACATCCCGACCAACGTCATCTCGATCACCGACGGCCAGATCTTCCTGCAGTCGGACCTGTTCGCCGCCAACCAGCGGCCGGCGATCGACGTGGGTGTCTCGGTGTCCCGCGTGGGTGGCGCCGCCATGACCAAGGCGGTCAAGAAGGTCACCGGCTCGCTCAAGGTCGACCTCGCGCAGTTCCGCGCGATGGAGGCCTTCGCGATGTTCGCCTCGGACCTCGACGCGGCCTCGCGCCAGCAGCTCGACCGTGGTGCGCGGCTGATGGCGCTGCTCAAGCAGCCGCAGTACTCCCCGTACCCGGTCAACGAGATGACCGCGTCGCTGTGGACCGGGACCACCGGTCGGCTCGACCGTGTCCCGGTGGAGGACGTGCTGCGCTTCGAGAGCGAGTTCCTCGACTACCTCAAGCGCGAGCACAGCGGCATCATGTCCACCATCGCGGAGACCAACGACTTCACCGACGACACCGCGGAGGCGCTGGAGAAGGCCTACGACTCCTTCCTCGACCAGTTCGAGACCTCCGAGGGGCAGTCGATCAAGCCGGGCCGCGAAGAGGTCGAGGCGCTGCCGGCCGACGAGGTCGAGCAGGAGCAGATCGTCAAGCAGAAGCGGGGCTGA
- a CDS encoding F0F1 ATP synthase subunit gamma has protein sequence MATSVRELRARTKSVTSMKKITRAMELIAASRIIKAQQRAQAAAPYARELTRAVSAVATYSNVEHALTTEPENPKRAAILVITSDRGLAGAYSSSVLREADRLAEKLRGEGKEVDSYIAGRKGQAYFRFRNRPVAASWSGASDQPTYDLAREIGEALIEAFLAGEDNPEIELRDGAGEVDEVHVVYTRFRSMLTQEPTATRLLPLEIVEGEAPVSKEEVLPLYEFEPSAAEVLDSLLPRYVQSRIYFAMLQAAASELAARQRAMKAATDNADELIKKYTRLANQARQAGITQEISEIVGGVNALADATAGSE, from the coding sequence ATGGCAACCTCAGTGCGTGAGCTACGTGCACGGACCAAGTCCGTCACGTCGATGAAGAAGATCACGCGCGCCATGGAGCTCATCGCTGCCTCCCGGATCATCAAGGCGCAGCAGCGGGCCCAGGCGGCAGCGCCGTACGCCCGTGAGCTGACCCGCGCGGTCTCGGCGGTGGCGACGTACTCCAACGTGGAGCACGCCCTCACCACCGAGCCGGAGAACCCCAAGCGCGCCGCGATCCTGGTGATCACCAGCGACCGCGGGCTTGCGGGGGCCTACTCCTCCAGCGTGCTCAGGGAGGCCGACCGACTCGCGGAGAAGCTCCGCGGCGAGGGCAAGGAGGTCGACTCCTACATCGCCGGACGCAAGGGTCAGGCCTACTTCAGGTTCCGCAACCGTCCGGTCGCGGCGTCCTGGAGCGGAGCCTCCGACCAGCCGACCTACGACCTGGCCCGGGAGATCGGCGAGGCGCTGATCGAGGCGTTTCTCGCCGGGGAGGACAACCCGGAGATCGAGCTGCGCGACGGTGCCGGCGAGGTCGACGAGGTCCACGTGGTCTACACGCGGTTCCGGTCGATGCTGACCCAGGAGCCCACCGCGACCCGGCTGCTGCCGCTGGAGATCGTCGAGGGGGAGGCGCCGGTCTCGAAGGAGGAGGTGCTGCCGCTCTACGAGTTCGAGCCCAGCGCCGCCGAGGTGCTCGACTCGCTGCTGCCGCGCTACGTCCAGAGCCGGATCTACTTCGCCATGCTGCAGGCGGCCGCCTCCGAGCTGGCCGCCCGCCAACGGGCGATGAAGGCGGCGACGGACAACGCCGATGAGCTCATCAAGAAGTACACACGGTTGGCCAACCAGGCCCGCCAGGCCGGAATCACACAGGAAATCAGCGAGATCGTCGGTGGCGTGAACGCGCTCGCCGATGCGACTGCCGGGAGTGAGTGA
- the atpD gene encoding F0F1 ATP synthase subunit beta, which produces MTATVTENRADQSAGGVGRIARVIGPVVDIEFPVDNMPEIYNKLEVNVELSGESFTLPLEVAQHIGDGMVRAISLKPTDGLVRGAPVQDTGGPITVPVGDITLGHVFNATGDCLNLTEGETYEVNERWGIHRKSPAFDQLESKTQMFQTGIKVIDLLTPYVEGGKIGLFGGAGVGKTVLIQEMIARVAKDHGGVSVFAGVGERTREGNDLIVEMEEAGVIGQTALVFGQMDEPPGTRLRVALSALTMAEYFRDVQKQDVLLFIDNIFRFTQAGSEVSTLLGRMPSAVGYQPNLADEMGVLQERITSTRGHSITSMQAIYVPADDYTDPAPATTFAHLDATTELSREIASLGIYPAVDPLTSTSRILDPRYIGEAHYNTAVRIKQILQRNKELQDIIAILGVDELSEEDKVIVSRARRIQRFLSQNTYVAKQFTGIEGSTVSIEDTIEGFTKIADGDFDHVAEQAFFMCGGLDDVERKWSEIQKSL; this is translated from the coding sequence ATGACTGCCACTGTTACCGAGAACCGCGCGGACCAGTCCGCCGGTGGGGTGGGTCGCATCGCACGCGTGATCGGCCCCGTCGTCGACATCGAGTTCCCCGTCGACAACATGCCCGAGATCTACAACAAGCTCGAGGTGAACGTCGAGCTGAGCGGTGAGAGCTTCACCCTGCCGCTCGAGGTCGCCCAGCACATCGGCGACGGCATGGTCCGCGCCATCTCGCTGAAGCCGACCGACGGCCTGGTCCGCGGCGCGCCGGTGCAGGACACCGGCGGCCCGATCACGGTCCCCGTGGGTGACATCACCCTGGGTCACGTCTTCAACGCCACCGGGGACTGCCTGAACCTCACCGAGGGCGAGACCTACGAGGTCAACGAGCGGTGGGGCATCCACCGCAAGTCGCCGGCGTTCGACCAGCTCGAGTCGAAGACCCAGATGTTCCAGACCGGCATCAAGGTCATCGACCTGCTGACGCCGTACGTCGAGGGCGGCAAGATCGGCCTCTTCGGCGGCGCCGGCGTCGGCAAGACCGTGCTGATCCAGGAGATGATCGCCCGCGTCGCGAAGGACCACGGCGGCGTGTCCGTGTTCGCCGGCGTGGGGGAGCGCACCCGTGAGGGCAACGACCTGATCGTCGAGATGGAGGAGGCCGGCGTCATCGGCCAGACCGCCCTCGTGTTCGGCCAGATGGACGAGCCGCCGGGCACCCGGCTGCGCGTCGCGCTGTCCGCGCTGACGATGGCGGAGTACTTCCGCGACGTGCAGAAGCAGGACGTGCTGTTGTTCATCGACAACATCTTCCGCTTCACCCAGGCCGGTTCCGAGGTGTCGACGCTGCTCGGCCGGATGCCGTCCGCGGTGGGCTACCAGCCCAACCTCGCCGACGAGATGGGTGTGCTCCAGGAGCGCATCACCTCCACGCGCGGTCACTCGATCACCTCGATGCAGGCGATCTACGTGCCGGCTGACGACTACACCGACCCCGCCCCGGCCACGACGTTCGCGCACCTGGACGCCACCACGGAGCTGTCGCGCGAGATCGCCTCGCTCGGCATCTACCCCGCGGTGGACCCGCTGACGTCGACCTCGCGGATCCTCGACCCGCGCTACATCGGCGAGGCTCACTACAACACCGCGGTCCGGATCAAGCAGATTCTCCAGCGCAACAAGGAGCTGCAGGACATCATCGCGATCCTCGGTGTGGACGAGCTCTCCGAGGAGGACAAGGTCATCGTCTCCCGGGCCCGTCGGATCCAGCGGTTCCTCTCGCAGAACACCTACGTCGCCAAGCAGTTCACCGGCATCGAGGGTTCGACGGTGTCGATCGAGGACACCATCGAGGGGTTCACCAAGATCGCCGACGGCGACTTCGACCACGTCGCCGAGCAGGCGTTCTTCATGTGCGGTGGGCTCGACGACGTCGAGCGCAAGTGGTCCGAGATCCAGAAGAGCCTGTGA
- a CDS encoding F0F1 ATP synthase subunit epsilon gives MSDSVMQVELVAADRLVWSGEASMVIARTTEGDVGILPNHAPMLSTMVDGIVDVTTADGETWIAAVDAGFLSVANNRISILSEHAEMSHDIDLERARADLDRAKQAGELLNEPEERAQAAWAEARIRAAEKAS, from the coding sequence ATGAGCGACTCCGTGATGCAGGTGGAGCTGGTGGCGGCCGACCGCCTCGTGTGGTCGGGCGAGGCCTCGATGGTCATCGCTCGCACGACCGAGGGCGACGTCGGCATCCTGCCGAACCACGCCCCGATGCTCTCCACGATGGTGGACGGGATCGTCGACGTCACCACCGCGGACGGCGAGACCTGGATCGCCGCCGTGGACGCGGGCTTCCTGTCCGTGGCCAACAACCGGATCTCGATCCTGTCCGAGCACGCCGAGATGTCCCACGACATCGACCTCGAGCGGGCCCGCGCCGACCTCGACCGCGCCAAGCAGGCGGGCGAGCTGCTCAACGAGCCCGAGGAGCGTGCCCAGGCCGCGTGGGCGGAGGCCCGGATCCGGGCCGCCGAGAAGGCGTCCTGA
- a CDS encoding DUF2550 domain-containing protein — protein MAWWQWLVDSAGLVLLLVFGYGLWLVIRRRWISRNGGTFEFSVRVRSGRAGRGWILGVGRYSGGDLEWFRVFSVSPRPKKVFRRADLSYVGRRDPGGVEAYSLYSGHVVVSCKTPKGLVEVAMSPEALTGFLAWLEAAPPGQRNRQR, from the coding sequence ATGGCGTGGTGGCAGTGGCTGGTCGACTCCGCCGGGCTCGTCCTGCTGCTCGTCTTCGGCTACGGGCTCTGGCTGGTCATCCGCCGTCGGTGGATCTCTCGGAACGGCGGCACCTTCGAGTTCAGCGTCCGCGTCCGGTCCGGAAGGGCCGGACGCGGATGGATTCTCGGCGTGGGTCGCTACTCCGGTGGCGACCTCGAGTGGTTCCGGGTGTTCTCGGTCTCCCCGCGGCCCAAGAAGGTCTTCAGGCGCGCCGACCTGTCCTACGTCGGCCGTCGCGACCCGGGTGGGGTCGAGGCGTACTCGTTGTACTCCGGCCACGTGGTGGTCTCCTGCAAGACCCCTAAGGGGCTCGTCGAGGTGGCCATGAGCCCCGAGGCGCTGACCGGCTTCCTGGCCTGGCTCGAGGCGGCCCCACCGGGGCAGCGCAACCGCCAGCGCTGA
- a CDS encoding N-acyl homoserine lactonase family protein, producing MRVEDVARIELGSFVRPPEETGTADYRVETVLGYVARTPAGMLLLDTGLGETDQETERWYRPRRVQIHEALRRVGLTVEAIDLVVNCHLHFDHIGGNPAFPGRPLLCQRRELETAHTGEYTVPALVDFPGARYELLDGEAEVAPGVHVIPTPGHVAGHQSIVLECEDGSLVLAGQAHDIASQWSADVMAARATRLGHEPPLPLPSSWMERLLEFDPRRVVFAHDHAVWMP from the coding sequence ATGCGGGTCGAGGACGTCGCGAGGATCGAGCTGGGGTCGTTCGTCCGCCCCCCGGAAGAGACCGGCACGGCCGACTACAGGGTCGAGACCGTGCTCGGGTACGTCGCCCGGACGCCGGCCGGGATGCTGCTGCTCGACACCGGTCTGGGAGAGACCGACCAGGAGACGGAGCGCTGGTACCGCCCCCGACGGGTCCAGATCCACGAAGCGCTGCGCCGGGTCGGTCTGACGGTGGAGGCGATCGACCTGGTCGTCAACTGTCACCTGCACTTCGACCACATCGGCGGCAACCCGGCGTTCCCCGGTCGGCCCCTGCTCTGCCAGCGTCGCGAGCTGGAGACCGCGCACACCGGTGAGTACACGGTTCCTGCCCTCGTCGACTTCCCCGGCGCGCGCTACGAGCTGCTCGACGGCGAGGCCGAGGTTGCGCCCGGCGTCCATGTGATCCCGACGCCGGGGCACGTGGCCGGCCACCAGTCGATCGTCCTCGAGTGCGAGGACGGCTCCCTCGTGCTGGCGGGGCAGGCCCACGACATCGCCTCCCAGTGGTCGGCCGACGTCATGGCGGCCCGCGCCACCCGGCTCGGGCACGAGCCACCCCTCCCGCTCCCGAGCTCGTGGATGGAGCGACTCCTCGAGTTCGATCCCCGACGCGTCGTCTTCGCGCACGACCACGCCGTCTGGATGCCCTGA
- a CDS encoding SAM-dependent methyltransferase, with product MAPLTDWESWHDAYEDPDSLLSERLRVVQQHISEWLDARPGEVTVVSACAGDGRDLLGVLQGRADRRRVRATLLEADPGIARRAAETVHALGPADIEVRCTDAGITTAYAGAVPADLVLLCGIFGNVADEDVQRTVAAAAQLCKTGARVIWTRHRRAPDLTPQIRAWFVEHHFAEEHFVAPQHGTYSVGVQRFLGDPEPLEPDRRLFSFNK from the coding sequence GTGGCACCGCTGACGGACTGGGAGTCGTGGCACGACGCCTACGAGGACCCGGACTCCCTGCTCTCCGAGCGGCTCCGGGTGGTGCAGCAGCACATCAGCGAGTGGCTCGATGCGCGGCCGGGGGAGGTCACCGTGGTGAGCGCGTGCGCCGGGGACGGCCGTGACCTTCTCGGGGTGCTCCAGGGGAGAGCGGACCGCCGGCGGGTCCGCGCGACCCTGCTCGAGGCCGACCCCGGGATCGCCCGGCGTGCTGCTGAGACCGTCCATGCGCTCGGCCCGGCGGACATCGAGGTGCGGTGCACCGACGCGGGAATCACGACTGCGTACGCCGGGGCCGTCCCGGCCGACCTGGTCCTGCTCTGCGGGATCTTCGGCAACGTGGCCGACGAGGACGTGCAGCGCACCGTCGCTGCTGCCGCGCAGCTCTGCAAGACCGGGGCCCGCGTGATCTGGACGCGGCACCGTCGGGCCCCTGACCTCACCCCGCAGATCCGTGCCTGGTTCGTCGAGCACCACTTCGCGGAGGAGCACTTCGTCGCTCCGCAGCACGGGACCTACTCGGTGGGGGTCCAGCGTTTCCTCGGCGATCCGGAGCCGCTGGAGCCTGACAGGCGACTCTTCTCGTTCAACAAGTGA
- a CDS encoding DUF6281 family protein: MTSLLNGLLRVACVCVMTVAAAAVGGCSSDTGEPTAAVDCSAQLRADGIVYTSHGYSDRQARKHASAEEAECQDVGSEAAGPVFPASPHTVTTWTFSGYPPTKVLGVRSDQDSFAVFVADSVASKEREAIYEDLAAGAP, encoded by the coding sequence GTGACCTCTCTTCTGAACGGCCTGCTGCGAGTCGCATGTGTCTGCGTGATGACGGTGGCGGCTGCCGCAGTCGGCGGCTGTTCGTCTGACACCGGGGAGCCGACGGCGGCCGTCGACTGCTCAGCACAGCTCCGGGCGGACGGCATCGTCTACACCTCGCACGGGTACTCCGACCGTCAGGCCCGCAAGCACGCGTCGGCGGAGGAGGCCGAGTGTCAGGACGTCGGCTCGGAGGCTGCCGGTCCGGTCTTCCCCGCGTCCCCGCACACGGTCACGACGTGGACGTTCAGTGGCTACCCACCGACGAAGGTCCTGGGAGTCCGGTCCGACCAGGACTCCTTCGCGGTCTTCGTCGCCGACTCGGTGGCGTCGAAGGAGCGCGAGGCGATCTACGAGGACCTCGCCGCAGGTGCGCCCTAG
- a CDS encoding cob(I)yrinic acid a,c-diamide adenosyltransferase, with translation MVNLTRIYTRTGDAGETRLGDMSVTTKNDLRLHAYADVDEANAQIGAAVALGGLDEDVVKVLTTVQNDLFDVGADFCTPVVENPEFPPLRIEEAYVDRLEAWCDAYNENLPNLRSFILSGGTPGAALLHVARTVVRRAERAAWAAYEQHGETMNVAAIKYLNRLSDLLFILARHANREAGDVLWTPGGER, from the coding sequence ATGGTCAACCTCACCCGCATCTACACCCGCACCGGCGATGCCGGCGAGACCCGCCTGGGCGACATGAGCGTGACGACGAAGAACGACCTGCGGCTGCATGCCTACGCCGACGTCGACGAGGCGAACGCCCAGATCGGTGCGGCGGTGGCCCTGGGTGGGCTCGACGAGGACGTGGTCAAGGTCCTGACGACGGTCCAGAACGACCTCTTCGACGTCGGTGCCGACTTCTGCACCCCGGTCGTGGAGAACCCGGAGTTCCCGCCGCTGCGGATCGAGGAGGCGTACGTCGACCGGCTGGAGGCCTGGTGCGACGCCTACAACGAGAACCTGCCGAACCTCCGCTCGTTCATCCTCAGCGGCGGCACGCCGGGGGCGGCCCTGCTGCACGTGGCCCGCACGGTGGTGCGACGTGCGGAGCGGGCGGCGTGGGCGGCGTACGAGCAGCACGGCGAGACCATGAACGTCGCCGCGATCAAGTACCTCAACCGGCTCTCGGACCTGCTGTTCATCCTCGCCCGGCACGCCAACCGGGAGGCCGGCGACGTGCTCTGGACCCCCGGCGGGGAGCGCTGA